A genomic window from Alkalihalobacillus sp. AL-G includes:
- a CDS encoding DUF3445 domain-containing protein, producing the protein MANSIETFPFPFTKDQYEYTNNSSQLNPVRCVEVTGDYNSEIQLKRKLIEEHPERCYRSFRHSIEGQWEILKLLFHEIATYEPDHFTFERRGKEYRFQNLILGEEERFIDRDLSSIDSEPFDLAGRHVQEDLILMGDREGTLFLDAGQLCFPSNWSLAFAFGLDFKSIHTPVPRINQTGFIEKVERFIKRIRPGTAWERNNWSVTITNKLDTPLETYSEWGRSRLKVTEENVEDLLHLRVEIQRLYRLPLTNDVLFTIHTYLLSLKDMATNNEWLTRFFKNVETLTDDIAEYKGISLYKKPLMNYFEQKVKKD; encoded by the coding sequence GTGGCAAATTCGATTGAAACTTTTCCGTTTCCATTCACGAAAGACCAGTATGAATATACGAATAATTCGTCACAACTCAATCCAGTTAGATGTGTGGAAGTGACAGGAGACTACAATTCAGAAATTCAATTAAAGCGGAAGCTGATCGAGGAACATCCAGAGAGGTGTTATCGATCGTTCCGTCATTCAATAGAAGGGCAATGGGAAATACTTAAGCTGCTCTTTCATGAGATTGCAACCTATGAGCCTGATCACTTTACCTTTGAGAGAAGAGGCAAGGAGTATCGGTTTCAAAACCTGATTCTTGGGGAAGAGGAGCGATTTATTGACCGTGACCTCTCGTCAATTGATAGTGAACCATTTGACTTAGCAGGAAGACATGTCCAAGAAGATCTAATTTTAATGGGGGACAGGGAAGGCACTTTGTTTCTCGATGCTGGACAGCTCTGTTTTCCGTCAAATTGGTCACTGGCGTTTGCGTTTGGCCTTGATTTTAAATCAATCCATACACCAGTACCTCGAATTAATCAAACTGGTTTTATCGAAAAGGTCGAACGTTTTATTAAAAGAATTCGACCAGGTACAGCTTGGGAACGGAACAATTGGTCAGTGACCATCACAAACAAACTCGACACGCCACTCGAGACCTATTCAGAATGGGGCAGGAGCAGATTAAAAGTGACAGAAGAGAATGTGGAAGACCTGTTACATTTAAGAGTGGAAATCCAGAGACTTTATCGGTTACCGCTGACCAATGATGTGCTTTTTACAATCCATACGTATCTTCTATCATTAAAGGATATGGCAACAAACAATGAATGGTTGACTCGGTTCTTTAAAAATGTGGAAACGCTAACGGATGATATTGCGGAATACAAAGGGATATCACTATATAAAAAGCCATTGATGAACTATTTCGAGCAGAAAGTCAAAAAGGATTGA
- the ligD gene encoding non-homologous end-joining DNA ligase — protein sequence MGSTAKSDGQLNIDDETINVTSLDKILYPQKGITKQSYLHYLIQIHSFMLPFLKNRWLTVKRYPHGMHDDFFYQKNCPDYAPDFVETNEHEGIRYIVCNALPPLVWLGNQLALEYHIPFNTIQSSMPAEIVFDLDPPSREQFSLAVEAAILIKDILDRLKLHAFVKTSGNKGIQVYVPLPDDTYTYDETRMFTHFVATYLVEQNPEKFTIERLKQNRGSRCYIDYIQHAEGKTIIAPYSLRGNDEALVATPLQWDEVKPGLRPEQFSMHTVLERVAQIVCPFAGFEAAKEEQPFRRVLEGLEKR from the coding sequence ATGGGAAGCACTGCAAAATCAGATGGACAGCTGAACATTGACGACGAGACAATCAACGTAACCAGTCTCGATAAAATTTTATATCCACAAAAAGGGATTACAAAGCAATCCTATCTACACTATTTGATACAAATTCATTCGTTTATGCTTCCTTTTTTAAAAAATCGTTGGTTGACGGTTAAACGATATCCCCATGGTATGCATGATGACTTTTTCTATCAAAAAAATTGCCCGGATTATGCACCGGACTTTGTTGAAACGAATGAACATGAAGGCATCCGTTACATTGTCTGTAATGCTTTGCCCCCTTTAGTATGGCTTGGAAATCAACTCGCACTTGAATACCACATTCCTTTTAACACGATCCAATCATCGATGCCAGCTGAAATCGTTTTTGATCTTGATCCACCGTCCCGAGAGCAATTTTCACTAGCTGTTGAAGCAGCAATTCTAATTAAAGATATACTTGACCGATTGAAGCTCCATGCATTTGTAAAAACGTCTGGAAATAAGGGGATCCAGGTGTATGTTCCATTGCCAGATGACACCTATACCTATGACGAGACCCGAATGTTCACTCATTTTGTTGCCACCTACCTTGTTGAGCAAAACCCTGAAAAGTTTACGATCGAACGGCTGAAGCAAAATCGTGGATCACGCTGTTACATCGATTACATACAGCATGCAGAGGGAAAAACGATTATAGCCCCATATTCACTTCGTGGAAACGATGAGGCACTGGTTGCAACACCTTTGCAGTGGGACGAGGTGAAGCCTGGATTAAGACCGGAACAATTTTCGATGCATACCGTACTGGAACGGGTGGCTCAAATCGTATGTCCATTTGCTGGTTTTGAAGCAGCAAAAGAAGAGCAACCGTTCCGCCGTGTGCTGGAAGGGCTTGAAAAAAGGTAA
- a CDS encoding Ku protein has product MHTMWKGSISFGLVTIPIKLFAATENKDIKMRQLHKECHNPIKYEKVCPACEKTLEQDDIIKAYEYEPGKFVELEKDDLDALAKEQTKSIEIIDFVSLTEVDPIYFNRSYFIGPGENGGKPYTLLKQAMDDSGKIGIAKVMIRSKQNLAVVRVYDKGLLLETIHFPDEVRNVDLVPDIPENVEVNKKEMDMAIQLIDQLTTEFDPEKYHDDYREDLMEAIESKVKGEQITVSKERPKADVVDLMDALQASINDSKPKKKKKTTRKKKASSE; this is encoded by the coding sequence ATGCACACAATGTGGAAAGGCTCGATCAGCTTCGGACTCGTTACCATTCCTATTAAGCTGTTTGCGGCAACTGAAAACAAGGATATAAAGATGAGACAGCTCCATAAGGAATGCCACAATCCGATCAAATATGAAAAGGTTTGTCCTGCCTGTGAGAAAACGCTTGAACAAGATGACATAATCAAAGCCTATGAATACGAACCAGGAAAGTTTGTTGAACTTGAAAAAGATGATCTCGATGCACTAGCAAAGGAACAAACAAAATCAATCGAGATTATTGATTTTGTCAGCTTGACTGAGGTCGACCCGATTTATTTTAACCGTTCGTATTTTATCGGACCTGGTGAAAACGGAGGAAAACCGTATACGCTGCTAAAGCAAGCAATGGATGACTCCGGAAAAATCGGCATAGCAAAGGTGATGATTCGCTCCAAACAAAATTTAGCTGTCGTTCGTGTTTATGACAAAGGATTGTTATTAGAGACAATCCATTTTCCTGATGAAGTACGAAATGTCGACCTCGTACCGGATATCCCAGAAAACGTTGAGGTCAATAAAAAGGAAATGGATATGGCAATCCAACTGATTGACCAGCTAACAACTGAATTTGATCCTGAAAAGTATCATGATGATTATCGAGAAGATTTAATGGAAGCGATCGAAAGTAAAGTAAAAGGAGAACAAATAACGGTTTCAAAAGAGCGACCGAAAGCTGATGTTGTTGACCTTATGGACGCGTTGCAAGCGAGTATCAATGACTCCAAGCCTAAAAAGAAGAAGAAAACGACCCGAAAGAAAAAAGCGAGCAGCGAATGA
- a CDS encoding SDR family oxidoreductase, which produces MLFNRYYSPKENKPSGQPPQHQNHQPGTEDEMVPKPQQEDPAYKGSGKLAGKKAIITGGDSGIGRAVSILYAKEGADVAVIYLNEHEDANETKRQVEQEGQRCLLISGDVGSEIFCKTSVQQVVDEFGAADILINNAAEQHPKNGIEEITQDQLERTFRTNIFACFYMVKAVLPHMKKGSTIINTTSVTAYKGNDHLLDYSATKGAMVALTRSLSESLVSKGIRVNGVAPGPIWTPLIPSTFDAQHVGEFGKNTPMGRPGQPDEVAPSYVFLASDDSSYISGQMVHINGGIIVGS; this is translated from the coding sequence ATGTTGTTTAATAGGTATTATTCACCAAAGGAGAATAAGCCGTCGGGTCAACCCCCACAGCATCAGAACCACCAGCCAGGTACAGAAGACGAGATGGTTCCGAAACCGCAGCAGGAAGATCCCGCTTATAAAGGGAGTGGAAAATTAGCTGGTAAAAAGGCAATCATAACGGGAGGCGACAGTGGAATCGGTAGAGCGGTCTCGATTCTCTATGCCAAAGAAGGTGCTGATGTAGCTGTAATCTATCTTAATGAGCACGAGGATGCGAACGAAACGAAACGTCAGGTTGAACAAGAGGGGCAACGGTGTTTATTGATTTCCGGAGACGTAGGTAGTGAAATATTCTGCAAGACTTCGGTTCAACAAGTGGTCGATGAATTTGGAGCTGCTGATATTCTTATCAACAACGCGGCGGAACAGCACCCGAAAAACGGTATTGAGGAGATTACACAAGATCAGCTCGAACGAACATTCCGCACCAACATCTTTGCTTGTTTTTATATGGTCAAAGCGGTTCTCCCACACATGAAAAAAGGCAGCACAATAATCAATACAACCTCCGTCACTGCCTACAAAGGAAATGACCATCTGCTCGACTATTCTGCAACAAAAGGGGCAATGGTTGCCTTGACCCGTTCTTTATCAGAGTCACTTGTTTCAAAAGGAATTAGAGTAAACGGGGTTGCACCTGGACCGATTTGGACACCGCTCATTCCATCCACCTTCGATGCTCAGCATGTCGGAGAATTCGGGAAAAACACCCCGATGGGAAGACCTGGCCAACCCGATGAAGTCGCCCCAAGCTATGTCTTTTTAGCCTCAGACGATTCCTCCTATATTTCGGGGCAAATGGTTCACATTAACGGTGGTATTATCGTAGGAAGCTAA
- a CDS encoding PDR/VanB family oxidoreductase, with the protein MNKSIQLQVEKVINETQKVKRLVLGSKQIKLPTFGPGAHITLHLPMGTRQYSLTNNPVQSTNNYEIAVKRIGGEGSGSGFIHDHVKKGVTLTVSIPDNYFPLHLKANHHVFYAAGIGITPVLSMISYLKTIGHSFELHYVARSREECAFYEQLQSECGTQSAFYFMERSERMKRLKETMRNRTIGTHVYMCGPQAFMEELVTYAKKLHFPSHHIHVERFAPVSDTKNRTPFTVSLEKRNKMITVEAEKSLLESLADHDIKVPYACRMGICGTCEVIVNNGKVQHLDSFLTEKERKTKLLSCVSRGVNHISIDL; encoded by the coding sequence ATGAATAAATCCATTCAACTTCAGGTGGAAAAAGTAATCAACGAAACCCAAAAAGTGAAAAGGCTAGTACTAGGATCAAAACAAATCAAGCTACCGACATTTGGTCCTGGAGCACACATCACACTTCATTTACCGATGGGAACCCGTCAATATTCCCTTACCAACAATCCAGTTCAATCAACGAATAATTACGAAATCGCAGTCAAAAGAATCGGCGGAGAAGGTAGTGGGTCAGGATTTATCCATGATCACGTTAAAAAAGGGGTTACGCTTACTGTGTCTATTCCGGACAATTATTTTCCTCTGCACTTGAAGGCGAACCACCATGTTTTCTATGCTGCCGGGATTGGGATTACCCCAGTTCTCTCCATGATCTCCTATTTAAAAACAATCGGTCATTCCTTTGAACTTCATTACGTAGCCCGTTCAAGAGAAGAGTGTGCTTTTTACGAACAGCTTCAATCAGAGTGCGGAACCCAATCTGCGTTTTATTTTATGGAAAGGTCGGAGCGGATGAAGCGGTTGAAGGAAACGATGCGTAATCGAACAATCGGAACACATGTGTATATGTGCGGTCCACAAGCATTCATGGAGGAGCTCGTCACGTATGCCAAGAAGCTTCATTTCCCATCGCACCATATTCATGTCGAAAGATTTGCACCGGTGAGTGATACAAAAAATAGAACGCCATTTACAGTTTCACTAGAAAAACGTAATAAAATGATTACGGTAGAAGCAGAAAAAAGTTTGTTGGAATCACTTGCTGACCATGACATCAAAGTCCCTTATGCATGCCGTATGGGGATATGTGGAACTTGTGAGGTCATAGTGAACAATGGAAAGGTCCAGCATCTCGATTCCTTCTTAACTGAGAAGGAGAGGAAAACAAAGCTTTTGAGCTGTGTCTCTAGGGGAGTGAATCATATTTCAATCGATCTTTAA
- a CDS encoding LacI family DNA-binding transcriptional regulator yields the protein MAVTIKDVAKLANVAPSTVSRVIANNPRISERTKKKVREAMDYLGYHPNFNARSLANRSSKAIGIVMPSSAEKAFQNPFFPEVLRGISTKAHEKEFTLLMSTGTTEEEIYRAVVGMVQGRRVDGIVLLYSRVDDPIMAYLYEQKFPFTVVGKPFKNDNKINHVDNDNYKAAKQLTEHLITNGHKRIGFVGGSVNLVVTTDRLLGYEKALQVANIPYRSEYIINADFALESGQRAVSELMSLEQPSTALVVTDDLMALGVLRMFDDIGVKVPNDVSVVSFNNAMIAELATPSLTSVDINIYELGYQAVDCLLETIEKPDGPPSKIKVDHRIIIRQSSEQQLTTNDIKSEEVTKND from the coding sequence ATGGCAGTTACAATAAAAGATGTTGCAAAATTAGCAAACGTTGCCCCTTCGACAGTATCAAGGGTTATTGCAAATAATCCACGAATCAGTGAGCGTACGAAGAAAAAAGTTCGTGAAGCAATGGATTATCTCGGCTATCATCCGAACTTTAATGCTCGAAGCCTTGCCAATCGGTCTTCAAAGGCAATAGGTATCGTCATGCCAAGCTCTGCTGAGAAGGCGTTCCAAAATCCATTTTTCCCTGAGGTGCTTAGAGGCATCAGTACAAAGGCTCATGAAAAAGAATTTACATTGTTGATGTCGACAGGTACAACAGAAGAAGAAATCTATCGTGCAGTTGTCGGAATGGTTCAGGGAAGGCGCGTTGATGGTATTGTCCTTCTTTATTCAAGAGTCGACGATCCAATCATGGCGTACCTTTATGAACAGAAGTTTCCGTTTACGGTTGTAGGTAAGCCGTTCAAGAATGATAATAAAATCAATCATGTCGATAATGACAACTATAAAGCAGCAAAACAGTTGACCGAACACTTAATCACAAACGGCCATAAACGGATCGGTTTTGTCGGTGGAAGTGTAAATCTAGTCGTTACAACGGATCGGTTGCTAGGATATGAAAAGGCACTTCAGGTTGCGAATATTCCATATCGGAGCGAATACATCATCAATGCTGACTTTGCTCTCGAAAGCGGTCAAAGGGCGGTTTCTGAGCTTATGTCTCTTGAACAACCATCGACTGCGCTGGTTGTAACTGATGATTTGATGGCACTCGGAGTACTCAGAATGTTTGATGACATTGGTGTAAAGGTACCAAACGATGTTTCTGTCGTCAGCTTTAACAATGCAATGATCGCTGAGCTTGCGACACCCTCCTTAACATCGGTTGACATTAATATTTATGAGCTTGGCTATCAGGCAGTTGATTGTCTATTGGAAACGATTGAAAAACCGGACGGACCACCGAGTAAAATAAAAGTCGATCATCGCATCATCATTCGGCAATCGAGCGAACAACAACTGACAACGAACGATATCAAATCAGAAGAAGTAACAAAAAACGATTGA